The sequence below is a genomic window from uncultured Stenotrophomonas sp..
GTCCACGGGCGAAGGCTGCCTGTCCGGCGCCGGTTCGGGCAGGGCCGGGGCCAGCACCCGTGCGCCATTGTGCTTGCCGGTGAGCGCAGGGTTGAGGCGGGCGATGCGGGTGGCGTCCAGCGCGTTCGCCGCCGACCATTCGGCCAGCGTGGTGCCGGCCGGCAGGCTGTGCCCAAGCAGGATCGGCACCGGGCGGTCCAGCGCCGCCATCAGCTCCGGTTCCTGTTCGGCCTGTTCCAGTACGCAGGCCAGCGCGTGCAGCTTTTCGACATAGGCGTGGGTGATCGGTGACAGCCCCGGCAGCTCGGCCGGGCGCGCGTTCTGCGCGTTCATGCCACTCCGGCGCAGCGCCTGCAGGATGCGGTATTCGCCGGCGTTGTAGGCCATCACCGCCAACTGCCAGTCGCCGCCGAACATGCCGTACAGGGTCTTGAGGTAGCGCACCGCCGCCTGTGTGGATTCCACCGCCGAAAGCCGGCCGTCGTAGCCCTTTTCCATCGGCACGCGGTGGTTGCGGGCGGTGGTGGCGATGAACTGCCACAAACCGGCCGGCCCGTTGGCGTTGCGCGCGCCGGGGCGGTAACCACTTTCGACGAAGGGAATCAGCGCGAATTCGGTGGGCAGCCCGGCGGCGCGCAGTTCGTCGACCACGTAGCCGAACAATGGCAACGCATCGTCTTCCGCATTGCCCAGCCGCGTTGGTGCATGCGCGAACTGCCGGCGCCAGCGCGGGTTGGTCGCCTTGCTGTCGCATTGCGGCGCGGCCAGGCCGTCGCGGAAATCGGCGAGGATCTGGTGGCCGTTGCGCACGAGCGGCGCCGGCAGCGTGGCCGGATCGGTGGGCAGGCTGTTCAGCGATGCGAAGTTCTGCGCCAGCCCGATGCCGGCCGGGAACGACTGCGTGGCGGCGGTGCCGCTGCCGGCGCCGAGCAACAGCCCCAGCACCACCGACAGGTGCCGCTTCACGCGCGGAAACCGTCTTTCCAGCGCCGCAGTTCGGCGAATACCTCCACCTCGTCCTCCGGCGTGCGTCCCAGCCGTGCGGCAATGGCCGCGATGACGGGGGCCGCGGACGTGCGCAGGAACGGGTTGCAGGCCCGCTCGTCGGCCAGCAGCGAGGGAACGGTGGGGAGCGAGTGGCTGCGCATGTCCTGAGCTTCCTTCTGGCGGCGTTGCAATGCCGCGTTGGTGGGATCGACATGCCGCGCGAACGCGGCATTGCCCAAGGTGTATTCGTGTCCGCAGCAGACCTGCGTCTGCGCCGGCAGCGCCGCCAGCCGTTGCAGTGAGGCCAGCATCTGCGCGGGCGTACCTTCGAACATGCGTCCACAGCCCAGACTGAACAGCGTGTCGCCGCAGAACAGGTGGTCGTGGCCGTGAAACGCGACGTGGCTGCGGGTATGGCCGGGAACGGCCAGGACCGTGAAGTCGAAGCCGGGCAGGCTTACCTGGGCCCCTTCACCGACCCGTTCGCATTCCAGCCCGATCCGTTTGTCCTCCGGCGCGAACACGGGCAGCCATGGCCAGTGCCGGCGCAGCTCGGCGACGCCGCCGATGTGGTCGTCATGATGGTGGGTGAGCAGGATGGCCGCCGGCTGCATGCCCTGCGCCACCGCGTCGAGCACCGGCTGTGCCTGCCCCGGGTCGACGAACAGCGTGCGCCCATCCGGCGCCTGCAGCGCCCAGATGTAGTTGTCCTGGAATGCGGGCAGGGCGGTCAGTCGCATAGAATTGGGACCATGCCTGCCGCCCCGTTCCCCCGTCAAGCTGCAGTCTCTACCTGGTTTGAGAAGACGGGTGCGGAAACGGTGAGGGCGATGGAAAACCGCCATCTGCTCGAACAGTTGCAGGGTGTTCCCGCGCAACCCTGGTTGTGGTTGGCGCCGTGCAACGCATGGCGTCCGCAGCCGGCCCCCGCCGGGCGCGGCCTGTGCCTGCAGCGGACGCCGGAGGGTGCGGGCTGGGAAGGTGACGTGTGCTGTGCCCTGCCGCTGCCGTTGCCGTCCGAGGCGGTCAGCGCCATCGTGCTGCAGCATCCGGCGACGATGGATCTGGAGCCGCTGCTGGCTGAATGTGCGCGGGTGCTGATGCCGGGTGGGCGCCTGTGGCTGACCCTGCTCAACCGCCACAGCCTGTACCGCGGGCACTGGCAATGGCGCGGCATGCGCCCGCCCACGGCGCTGCGCTGCCGCAGCGGCCTGCAGCGCGAGGGCCTGCGCATCCGCACGACGCGGCATGTCGGCCCGCTGTGGAACGACGCAACAGCGCCGGCCGGCAAGGTGTTGCCGGCATTGCGCGCGGTGTGCGTGCTGGAATTCGAGAAACGCACGGTAGCCTTCATCGGCCCGGAAACAGTGCAGCCGGTAGGCTGGCGCGGGCCGGTGGCTACCTGAACGACGGAACAAAATGAAAGAGATCGAGATACACACCGACGGTGCCTGCCTCGGCAACCCCGGGCCGGGTGGCTGGGCGGCGCTGCTGCGCTACAAGGGCCACGAACGCGAGCTGGCCGGGGGCGAGGGGCATACCACCAACAACCGCATGGAGCTGATGGCCGCGATCATGGGGCTGGAAACGCTGACCGAGCCATGCCGGATCGTGCTGCAGACCGACTCGCAGTACGTGCGCCAGGGCATTACCGAGTGGATGTCCGGCTGGGTGCGGCGCAACTGGAAGACTGCCGGCGGCGACCCGGTGAAGAACCGCGACCTGTGGGAACGTCTGCATGCTGCCACCCAGCGGCACCAGATCGAGTGGCGCTGGGTGAAAGGCCACAATGGCGATCCCGACAACGAGCGCGTGGACCAGCTGGCCCGCGATGCCGCGATCCGCGTGCGCAACGGCGCCGCAAGCAACTGAGGTGGGCCATGCGCCAGATCGTCCTTGATACCGAAACCACCGGCCTGGAATGGAAGAAGGGCAACCGCGTGGTCGAAATCGGCTGCGTGGAGCTGCTCGAACGCCGCCCCAGCGGCAACAACTTCCACCGTTACCTGAAGCCGGACTGCGCGTTCGAGGCCGGCGCCCAGGAAGTGACCGGCCTGAGCCTGGAATTCCTCGCCGACAAGCCGCGCTTCGAGGAGGTCGTCGACGAATTCCTCGCCTACGTTGACGGCGCCGAGCTGATCATCCACAACGCCGCGTTCGACATGGGCTTCCTCGAAAACGAGATGCTGCTCGCGGGCAGGGGGCGGCTGCACGAACGGGTGACGGTGACCGACACCCTGGCAATGGCGCGCGAACGCTTCCCCGGCCAGCGCAACTCGCTGGACGCGCTGTGCAAGCGGCTGGGCGTGGACAACTCGCACCGCCACCTGCATGGCGGCCTGCTCGACGCGCAGATCCTGGCTGACGTCTACATCGCGCTGACCTCGGGGCAGGAGGAGATCGGCTTCGGCTTGCCGGAGGCGGAAACGGCGAGTGCCGGTGGCGTGGTGCAGGTGTTCGACGCCGCCGTGCTGCTGCCGCGCCCACGCGTGCTGGTCACCGCCTCAGAACTGGAAGCGCACGAGGCGCGGCTGGAACGCCTGCGCAAGAAGGCCGGCCACGCGCTGTGGGACGGCGCGAAGCAGGAGGCCGCCGGCACCCCGGCATGACATGCCAACCGTAGGAGCGACGTAAGTCGCGACGGGGCTTTTCTCGATAAGGTCCGGTCGCGACTTGCGTCGCTCCTACGGTCGCTCCGCCATCAGTTCAATGGCAACGCACGAGGATGGCGGTGATGTTGTCCGAACCGCCGCCGTCCAGCGCCGCGGCGACCAGCATGTCCACGCATTCCTGCGCGCTGCAGTCGTGTTGGGCCAAGGCCTCGGTGAGGCCGGCATCGTCCACTTCCTCGGTCAGACCATCGCTGCACAGCAGCAGCTGCATGCCCGGCCGCAGCTCGCCGGTCATCGTCGCCACGTTCAGGTGCGCCGGGTCGGTCACGCCCAGCGCCTGGGTGACGACGTTGCGGTGCGGGTGGGCACGTGCCTGCTCGGCGGTCAGCGAGCCCTGTGCGATCAGTTCCTGCACGTAGCTGTGGTCCTGGCTGAGCTGGGCCAGCTTGCCGTCACGCCACAGGTAGGCGCGGCTGTCGCCGACCCAGGCCACCTCGAAGCGGTTGCCCAGCACGCGCGCGGCGACCACCGTGGTGCCCATCGGCAGGCTGTCGTTGCGATGGCGTGATGCGCGGATGATGTCCTCGTCGGCGATGCGGATCGCCTGCGGCAGCGCGGTGCCGCCGCGGACCTCACGGACGATGGCCTCGCGTGCCAGCGCGCTGGCGACTTCGCCGCAGGCATGGCCGCCCATGCCGTCGGCCACCAGCCACAGCCCCAGTTCGCTGTCACCGTGATAGGTGTCCTCGTTGAGCTGGCGGCGCAGGCCGACGTGGCTGAGGTGTCCGAATTCGATCATGGGCGCCAGCGGGGGCGGTTTTCAGCGGAAGCGGCCTGCATCATCGCGTCCGTGGCCGGTGCACGGCAAGCGTCTTGCCGCGGTGGAGGGCAAAAACCGCTTGTCCGCATCGCCCGTGGCCCTTATCATTCGCAGCCCGGTTTGCCGGGAACCACCGGGAAGGTGGCAGAGTGGTTGAATGTACCTGACTCGAAATCAGGCATACGTTAATAGCGTATCGGGGGTTCGAATCCCCCCCTTCCCGCCAGACACGCGAGTCTCTCGCAACCCCGCGCTATGCTGCGCGGAACATCGAAACCGGGCCGCGCACTGCGCGGCCTGCGTCTATGGTGGCCCCGTCGGCCCCTCGCGACGCTAGGTCGAAAATCCCGCCAGGGCCGGAAGGCAGCAACGGTATCGACTGACGCGGGCGCCGAGGTCAGCCGGCGGGGCCGCCACCTTTTCGGGCCCGCGACACGCCGTGGGGTTTGCCCCGAATGAAGCCTTCCCGGCAAAGCCCCGGCACCTACGGGGAAGCGAATGGTTCCGCCTGCGGTGCCGTGGGCATGGCCAGCGCCACGCATTGTCCCGGCTCGGCGACGCGGTGCCCGCGCGCGCGCAGGGCGGCGCCATCGGTGGCGCTGGCGTAGTGGTAGAGCATCATCCGCGCGCGCAGTTCCAGCGGGTATTCGCGTTCGAGGTCGTCGATACCGGTGTGCGACGGATTGCCGTGCAGGCCGCAGTCGTGTGCGATCAGTTCGCCGTCGTCCGCATAACGGGCCAGCATTTCCGGAATGGGGCGGGTGTCGCCGCTCCACGCCAGTGCGCCGCGCAGGCGCAGGCCCCAGGCGGTTTCCGGCCAGTGGTGGCGCACCGGGAACACCTCCAGGCGCAGGCCGTCGTGCCAGAACGCCTCGCCGACCACGACCAGTTGGAACGCGTCCCAGAAATTGGCGCCGCCTTCGGCCAGCACGTTCGGGTAGTCGGCCACGCGCCGGTGCAGCAGCGGCATCACCGGCGCCGGTACGTACACGCGGACCTTGCCGCGCCGCTGCGGGTTGAAGTACGCATCAACGAACAGGCGCTCGAACCCGGCCACATGGTCCAGGTGCACGTGGGTGACGAACACGGCATCGGGCATCGCGCCGTAGTGCGCGTGGTAGGCGGTCAGGCCCTCGCCGCCGCAATCGATGGTCAGCCACGGCCGGCCATCGCGTTCGATCACCGCCATCGGCGAGCCGAGTTCGACCGCCGATGCGTTGCCGACGCCAAGGAAGCGCAGCGCCCAGCTCACGTCACACGCCCCGGTTCCAGGCCAGGTCGTAGGCGCGGCGCAGGCGTGCGAAATCCTTCTCCACGTCCTCGCGGCTGCGCTCGCCACGCAGCTTGAGCAGCGAGCGCAGCAGGCGCTTGAGGTTGCGTTCGCGCCAGCGCGTGGCGGGGATGCGCAGTACGCTGCGGTCGAAGTCGATCAGCCAGCCGCAGCCGTTGGCGTCGAACAGGATGTTGTGGGCGTTGAGGTCGGCATGATCCAGCCCGGCGCGGTGGAAGCGTGCGATCAGGCGCCCGGCCTCTTCCCACGGTGCGCCGCGCCCGGCGACCAGTGCGCGGTCGGCCAGTGAGCGCACGCCATCCAGCCGCTCCATCAGGATGGCCGCGCGGTAACGCAGCCCCTCGCGCATGTAGAACGCTGCCACCGGCCGCGGCACCGGCAGTTTCTGCGCGATGAGTTTCCGCATCAGGCGGAATTCGGCGAAGCTGCGGGTGCGGTTGGCGCCATGCCACAGGTAATGGGCATGGCTGATCCGGGCTGCCAGCCCGCCGCGCAGGTAGTGGCGCAGCACACATTGGCCGAAGGGCGCGTTGATGAACCATGCGCCGCCGCGGCCGCCGACGCCCACCGGCCGTGCCTTGTCGCCCCACCAGGAAGGCGAGAACATCATGGCTTCGGCTTGCCGCAGATATTCGCGGTCGAACAGAATGGCGCCCTGGCCGCGGCCTTCGCGGCAAGGCGTCAGCGCTTCAGTAGCGTCGAAAGCGACCATTCCTGCGAGTCTAACAACACCATGCCCGCAACGTCCTCCCCATTGTGCCTGCTGCGCCTGTCGGCGCTGGGCGATGTGACCCACGTGCTGCCGCTGGTGCACACGCTGCAACAGGGCCTGCCGGGCACCGAGCTGCATTGGGTGATCGACAAGGCCGGGCACAAGCTGCTCGACGGCCTGCCGGGTGTCAGCTTCCACGTCTACGACAAGAACAGCGGACTGGCCGGCATGCGCGCGCTGCGCCGCGAGTTGCCGGCGGGCGGTTTCGGCGGGCTGTTGCAAATGCAGGTGGCGTTCCGCGCCAACGTGCTGTCGGCGTTCATCCCGGCGCGGCGGCGCATCGGCTACGACAAGTCGCGCTCGAAGGATCTGCACGGCCTTTTCATCAACGAGCGCATTCCCGACCGCCCGGGCATCCACGTGCTCGATGCCATCGGCAGCTTCTGCGAACCGCTGGGCCTGAAGCAGACCGACGTCGCGTGGGACCTAGCGACGCCGCCGGAGGCGCACGTATGGGCGCGCGCGCAATGGGAGGACGATGGCCGCCCGGTGCTGATGATTTCCCCTTGTTCCAGCCATGCCCGCCGCAACTGGCACGCCGGCCGCTACGCCGCCGTGGCCGACCATGCTGCCGCACGTGGCTGGAAGGTGGTGCTGTGCGGTGGTCGCAGCGAACTGGAGCGCAGCACCACCGATGCGATCCTCGCGGCGATGCGCGAACCGGCGCTGGACCTGGTCGGCAAGGACACGCTCAAGCAGCTGCCGGCATTGCTGGCCCGCGCCAACCTGCTGGTGACGCCCGATTCGGGGCCGATGCACATCGCCAACGCCGTCGGCACCAAGGTGCTGGGCCTGCACGCGGCCAGCAATCCCGAGCGCAGCGGCCCGTATTCGGACCGCCGCTATTGCGTGGACCGCTACGACGACGCGGCCCGCCGTTTCCTGCACAAGCCGGCCAGCGCGCTGAAGTGGGGCGCGAAGGTCGAGTTCGACGGGGTGATGGATCTGGTGACGGTGGATGACGCCGTGGCCGCGTTCGAGCGTTACGTGGCCGACCACCTCGGCTGAAACCCGAAACCCCCTGTAGGAGCGACATGAGTCGCGACCGGAACTTTATCGGAAAGGTCCCGGTCGCGACTCACGTCGCTCCTACAAAAGTGTGCGGCTCAGCGCGTGCCGTAGTCCGCGTAGGACTTCTCTTCGACGTAGCCCGAGCCCAGCGCAAGGTTGATCGCCTTCTTGATCCGCGCACGCTCGTCGTTGCGGAAGTACACGCTGCGCGCCAGTTCGACGAAGCCGTCATCGAAGGCCTGCGCCTTGTCCTTCAGGCGGATGTCGTCCTCGATGTCCCACAGCTGCTCGTTCACCGCCTTCAGCTCCGCGTGCAGGACAGCGATGTCCACGGCCGCGGCCGGATGCGCGGACCACGTGGCTTCCAGCGCGGCCAGTTCGTGGCGACGCGCTGGCCAGCCTGGCCCACGAACTGGCCGCGCTGGAAGGTGGGGGTCGTCGGCTTCCAGCGCGGCCAGTTCCTTGCGCACGTTGGCCAGCTTGGCCGCGTCGCCGATGCGTTCGGACTTGATCTGCAGGATCGTGATCTTGTCGAGCAGTTCGCCGAAGGAGACGGGGACCAGGATTTCGGACATGACGGGTACCAATGGAACGATGGGAGAAGTGTAGCGGCCAACGTGCCGGGGCGATGATTTGCCACTGATTGGCATGTGCCCCGGCTCGCACTTCGCTGGTACGGGTTCCGCCCAAAGAAAAACCCCTGACGAGTCAGGGGTTTGCATGATCTGGCGGAGAGAGGGGGATTCGAACCCCCGAAGCGCGGTTTAGACGCTTACACACTTTCCAGGCGTGCTCCTTCAACCACTCGGACACCTCTCCGGGACTTGCCATCGCCTTGGGCGGTGGCAAGGGCGGGAATTCTATAGGGGTGGGGCGGCGGCCACAAGTCGGGAGCGTGGGTGCTGGGCGACAGGCCGCCGCACGTCGCTGGTGGCGCCGGCCTGCTCAGGCCAACCGGAACACCGCCACCATCTGCGCCAGTTCGTCGGCCTGTTCCTGCAGCGAGCGGGCGGCGGCGCTGGCTTCCTCCACCATCGCCGCGTTCTGCTGGGTGGCGCCATCCATCTGCACGATGGTCTGGTTGACCTGTTCGATGCCGGCGCTCTGTTCCTGCGAGGCGGCGGCGATCTCGGCCATCAGGTCGCTGACGCGCTGCACCGAGGCGATGATCTCGCGCATGGTGTCGCCGGCGTCGCCGACCAGCGCCGCGCCCTGGCCCACGCGCTGCACCGAATCGCCGATCAGGCCCTTGATCTGCCGTGCGGCCTCGCCCGAGCGCTGCGCCAGCAGGCGCACTTCGCTGGCGACCACGGCGAAGCCGCGGCCCTGCTCGCCGGCGCGGGCGGCTTCCACCGCGGCGTTCAGGGCGAGGATGTTGGTCTGGAAGGCGATGCCGTCGATCACGCCGATGATGCTTTCGATCTGCCGCGAGGCGTGGCTGATGCCGTCCATCTGCTCGACCACCTGCCCGACCAGCGCGCCGCCGCGGCCGGCGATGTCGGCCGCGCCGGTGGCCAGCTGCCGCGCCTGTTGCGAGGTGGTGGCGTTGTTGCGCACGGTGGAGGTGAGCTCCTCCATCGATGCGGCGGTTTCCTCGAGGTTGGCGGCCTGTTGCTCGGAGCGGGCGGCAAGGTCGTTGTTGCCGGCGGTGATGTCGTGGGCGGCGGTACCGATGGCGTCCACCGCGCCGCGCACGCCCTGCATGATGCCGGTCAGGCGTTCCACGGTGGCGTTGGTGTCGTCGCGCATCTGCCCGAAAACGCCGTGGTAGTCGGCGGTGATGCGCTGGGTGAGGTCGCCCTGCGCCAGCGCGCCGAGCACGCGCTGCACGTCGCCGATGGTGCCGGCATTGGCGTCGAGCATGCCGTTGACGCCGTCGGACAGGCGGCGGAAGAAGCCGGTCTTGCCGTCGCGGCCGATGCGCCGGGACAGGTCGCCGTCGGCGGCGGCGTCGATGACGCTGCCCACTTCGGCTTCCACCGCCACTTCCTGGCTGCGGTCGCGCCATTCCACCACCACGCCCAGCCGTTGGCCGTCGCCGGAAACCACCGGTGCGGCGGTCTGCGCGAACACGGCGCTGCCGAAGGCCAGTTCGCGCTGCACGATGCCTTCGATGTGGGCCAGTGCGTCGCCATCGTCGGGCTGCAGCTGCGCCAGCGGCTGTTCCTCGAGATGCTCGAGATCGGCATCGGGCAGGTGCCGGGCCAGTTCGGCGCGGTGCTGTGCCAGCAGTTGCCGCATCGCGGGGTTGGCATAGGCGACGAGGCCGCCGGCATCGGCGATCAACATCGCGGTGCCCGCGTTGTCCAGGGCGATGCGCACGCGCAGGTTCTCGGCGGCGATGCGGCGCTCGGCGTCCAGCCGCGCCTTCAGGTCGGCCTGCATCTTGCGCAGGGCGCGCGAGACTTGTCCCACTTCGTCGTCGCCACCGGCGGCGATGGGGTAATCCAACTGCCCGGCGGCTACCGCGTCCACGCCCTGCACGATGCCGCGCAACGGGGTGCCGACCAGTTGCCGCAGCAGCAGCACGACCACCGCCACCAGCGCCAGCACGCTGGCCACGCCGACCCAGACCACCCGGTTGCGGATCTGCACCACGCCGGCCATCACCGCATCGACCGGGGCCGAAACCATCAGCGCGAAGGCGTCCGGGGCATGGCCGACGGTGATCGGCACGTAGACGCGGAAGACCTCGCCGCCGACGCTGGCGTCAACGGTGCGCTGGTGGACGATTTCGCCCTTGGCCAGCCGCGCCAGCAGTGGTGCCAGGTCCGGAGCGAACGGCTTGCCCAGGCTCTGCTGCTCCGGTGCGGCGAGCACGGCGCCGGTGGGCGAGAGCAGGCGCACCACGCCGCGCTGGTAAGGGCGCACCTTGGCGAGATTGGTCTGGATGGCGGACAGGGCGATGTCGGCGCCGGCCACGCCGCGGAACTGGCCGTCCTGCTTGAGCGGCACCATCAGGCTGGTCATCAGCACCTTGGTGGTGCCCACGTCGTCCAGGTACGGCTCGAACATCAGCTCGTCGCCGCGCTCCTTCACCGCCACGTAGTATTTCTCGGCGTCGGGGCCGTCGATCCTGATCTCGTTGCTGCTGCCGACGGTGTCCTGCAACGCCGGTTCGGCATCATCCTGGCGGGTCCAGTAGATGGAGATGCGGCCGGCATCGCTGCTGACCTGCTGGTCGGGCCCCAGCCCGGCGATGACGGCCTGCAGCTCGTCACCACCGGGTTCGCCCTCGGGCCAGCTGCGGGCGAACTCGGCGTCGCGGCCATCGTAGCCGTCCGGTTCGAATTCCAGCCAGTAGCCCAGTACCGCCGCGTCCGCGGCGGTGAAGCGCCGGGTGAGCGCGGACACCTCGGCGCGGCTGGCGTCGCCGCGGGCCATCAGTGCCTCGGTGGCGTCGGCAAGGCCGCGCACGCGCGACAGGGTCTCGGTGGCGTCGCCGCGGACCTTGGCGGCCTCGGCCTGGGCCAGGTGCTCCAGCTCGTTCAGGGCGGCGGCTTCCTGTACCGCCGCCGCCTTCTGCTGGATCAGCCACGCCGCGCCGGCGAAGCAGGCGGCGGCCACCAGTCCCAGTACCAGCGCGGTACGCGCCACCACCGATTTCAAACCCGTTCGGCGAACTTGCATTGTTCCAACCCCTGGAATGTTGCCGGAGTGCAGTCAGCACGAGGCTGGGCGGTGATGCCGGCCCCGTTATTGGAGATATCGCCCCCGGCGACCGGATCTTTAACCGGGCCGGCGGCGCGGGTGTGGCACCGGCAGGCCGGCACCGGCACAATGACGGTCCAGATGAAGACGGTTGCCTGATGTCCTACCTCGTCCTCGCCCGCAAGTGGCGGCCCAAGCGTTTCGCCGAGCTGGTGGGCCAGGAACACGTGGTCCGCGCGCTGAGCAACGCGCTGGACAGCGGCCGCGTCCACCACGCCTTCCTGTTCACCGGCACCCGCGGCGTTGGCAAGACCACCATCGCCCGCATCTTCGCCAAGTCGCTGAACTGCGAGCACGGCACCAGCGCCGACCCGTGCGGGCAGTGCGCGGCCTGCCTGGACATCGACGCCGGCCGCTACATCGACCTGCTGGAGATCGACGCGGCCTCCAACACCGGCGTGGACGATGTACGCGAGGTGATCGAGAACGCCCAGTACATGCCCTCGCGCGGCAAGTACAAGGTGTACCTGATCGACGAGGTGCACATGCTGTCCAAGGCGGCGTTCAACGCGCTGCTGAAGACGCTGGAGGAGCCGCCGGAACACGTGAAGTTCCTGCTGGCCACCACCGACCCGCAGAAGCTGCCGGTGACCGTGCTGTCGCGTTGCCTGCAGTTCAACCTGAAGCGGCTGGACGAGGAACAGATCCGCGGGCAGATGACCCGCATCCTCGGCGCCGAGCAGATCGGGTTCGAGGAAGGTGCCATCGCGCAGCTGGCGCGCGGCGCCGATGGCTCGCTGCGCGACGGCCTGTCGCTGCTGGACCAGGCCATCGCCTATGCGGGTGGCGTGCTGGGCGACGAGGTGGTGCGCGCGATGCTGGGTACGGTGGACCGTACCCAGGTGGCGGCGATGCTTGATGCGCTGGCCGCGGGCGATGGCGCGCGGTTGTTGCAGGTGGTGGCCGCGCTGGCCGATTTCTCGCCGGACTGGAGCGGCGTGCTCGATGCGCTGGCCGAAGCGTTGCACCGCATCCAGGTGCAACAGCTGGTGCCGGGCGCCGCGGTGCCCGGCGACGGCATCGACGCGGCGGGGTTCGCGCCACGCCTGCGCCCGGAAGTGGTGCAGCTGTGGTACCAGATGGCCCTGGGTGGCCGTCGCGACCTGCACCTGGCGCCCAGCCCGCGCGCCGGTTTCGAGATGACCGTGCTGCGCATGCTGGCCTTCCGCCCGGCCGGCAGCGTGCCGGCGGTGCCGGAAGGCGCCGGCCCGGATGCGGGTGCTGGGGCGTCGTCGGCAAGCGGTTCCGCGCCTGTCGCGTCGGCTGCGGCCGCAGCCGCGCCGGTACAACAGGTGCATGCCGTGTCCGAAACGCTTTCCCCTGCGGCTTGTGTGCCAGCGGCCCCGGTGGCGCCCGAGCCTTTGCGCGTGCGCGAACCCAGGCCCGAGCCGGTTGCCGCCCCGTCGCCGGCCCCGGCAACAGCCCGCCGCGACGACGACCTGCCGCCGTGGATGGAAGAAACCGCCGCCGCGCAGGCGCGCGACGACACGGCCGACGCCGTGCCGGCCCCGGTTCGCCAGGCGCCGCCTTCGCCGTTCCGCGTCGAAGGCATC
It includes:
- a CDS encoding Lytic transglycosylase catalytic, encoding MKRHLSVVLGLLLGAGSGTAATQSFPAGIGLAQNFASLNSLPTDPATLPAPLVRNGHQILADFRDGLAAPQCDSKATNPRWRRQFAHAPTRLGNAEDDALPLFGYVVDELRAAGLPTEFALIPFVESGYRPGARNANGPAGLWQFIATTARNHRVPMEKGYDGRLSAVESTQAAVRYLKTLYGMFGGDWQLAVMAYNAGEYRILQALRRSGMNAQNARPAELPGLSPITHAYVEKLHALACVLEQAEQEPELMAALDRPVPILLGHSLPAGTTLAEWSAANALDATRIARLNPALTGKHNGARVLAPALPEPAPDRQPSPVDAANENESAPATVAIATVAATGTKRHTVRRGESAWSIARRHGIPLKVLLSRNNLNANAVLKPGMVLRFDDPR
- the gloB gene encoding putative hydroxyacylglutathione hydrolase (Evidence 3 : Function proposed based on presence of conserved amino acid motif, structural feature or limited homology; Product type pe : putative enzyme), coding for MRLTALPAFQDNYIWALQAPDGRTLFVDPGQAQPVLDAVAQGMQPAAILLTHHHDDHIGGVAELRRHWPWLPVFAPEDKRIGLECERVGEGAQVSLPGFDFTVLAVPGHTRSHVAFHGHDHLFCGDTLFSLGCGRMFEGTPAQMLASLQRLAALPAQTQVCCGHEYTLGNAAFARHVDPTNAALQRRQKEAQDMRSHSLPTVPSLLADERACNPFLRTSAAPVIAAIAARLGRTPEDEVEVFAELRRWKDGFRA
- a CDS encoding conserved hypothetical protein (Evidence 4 : Homologs of previously reported genes of unknown function), giving the protein MENRHLLEQLQGVPAQPWLWLAPCNAWRPQPAPAGRGLCLQRTPEGAGWEGDVCCALPLPLPSEAVSAIVLQHPATMDLEPLLAECARVLMPGGRLWLTLLNRHSLYRGHWQWRGMRPPTALRCRSGLQREGLRIRTTRHVGPLWNDATAPAGKVLPALRAVCVLEFEKRTVAFIGPETVQPVGWRGPVAT
- the pppL gene encoding Serine/threonine specific protein phosphatase; its protein translation is MIEFGHLSHVGLRRQLNEDTYHGDSELGLWLVADGMGGHACGEVASALAREAIVREVRGGTALPQAIRIADEDIIRASRHRNDSLPMGTTVVAARVLGNRFEVAWVGDSRAYLWRDGKLAQLSQDHSYVQELIAQGSLTAEQARAHPHRNVVTQALGVTDPAHLNVATMTGELRPGMQLLLCSDGLTEEVDDAGLTEALAQHDCSAQECVDMLVAAALDGGGSDNITAILVRCH
- a CDS encoding hypothetical protein (Evidence 5 : No homology to any previously reported sequences), producing MPDFESGTFNHSATFPVVPGKPGCE
- a CDS encoding Beta-lactamase domain protein, yielding MSWALRFLGVGNASAVELGSPMAVIERDGRPWLTIDCGGEGLTAYHAHYGAMPDAVFVTHVHLDHVAGFERLFVDAYFNPQRRGKVRVYVPAPVMPLLHRRVADYPNVLAEGGANFWDAFQLVVVGEAFWHDGLRLEVFPVRHHWPETAWGLRLRGALAWSGDTRPIPEMLARYADDGELIAHDCGLHGNPSHTGIDDLEREYPLELRARMMLYHYASATDGAALRARGHRVAEPGQCVALAMPTAPQAEPFASP
- the kdkA gene encoding 3-deoxy-D-manno-octulosonic acid kinase; amino-acid sequence: MVAFDATEALTPCREGRGQGAILFDREYLRQAEAMMFSPSWWGDKARPVGVGGRGGAWFINAPFGQCVLRHYLRGGLAARISHAHYLWHGANRTRSFAEFRLMRKLIAQKLPVPRPVAAFYMREGLRYRAAILMERLDGVRSLADRALVAGRGAPWEEAGRLIARFHRAGLDHADLNAHNILFDANGCGWLIDFDRSVLRIPATRWRERNLKRLLRSLLKLRGERSREDVEKDFARLRRAYDLAWNRGV
- a CDS encoding Glycosyl transferase family 9, which gives rise to MPATSSPLCLLRLSALGDVTHVLPLVHTLQQGLPGTELHWVIDKAGHKLLDGLPGVSFHVYDKNSGLAGMRALRRELPAGGFGGLLQMQVAFRANVLSAFIPARRRIGYDKSRSKDLHGLFINERIPDRPGIHVLDAIGSFCEPLGLKQTDVAWDLATPPEAHVWARAQWEDDGRPVLMISPCSSHARRNWHAGRYAAVADHAAARGWKVVLCGGRSELERSTTDAILAAMREPALDLVGKDTLKQLPALLARANLLVTPDSGPMHIANAVGTKVLGLHAASNPERSGPYSDRRYCVDRYDDAARRFLHKPASALKWGAKVEFDGVMDLVTVDDAVAAFERYVADHLG
- a CDS encoding conserved hypothetical protein (Evidence 4 : Homologs of previously reported genes of unknown function), which translates into the protein MSEILVPVSFGELLDKITILQIKSERIGDAAKLANVRKELAALEADDPHLPARPVRGPGWPARRHELAALEATWSAHPAAAVDIAVLHAELKAVNEQLWDIEDDIRLKDKAQAFDDGFVELARSVYFRNDERARIKKAINLALGSGYVEEKSYADYGTR